From Sinobacterium norvegicum:
AAATGCTCGATATCGCTTTCGTCACCGCTTAAGCCAAGTTGGATAAACAAGTTGTTCATGGTGTGGGTAGATGTGTCCATTGATTTCAGTCTCTGTGACAATGTGATGAGACTAGTTTAGACGCGGTGGGGGCTTTAGCGAGGATACTCATCCTTGAGCATCTTGCGAGCTTAGGCTAGGGTGGCCACCGACTTGAAAACCAGCCGAATCAACTCTGCCTGACGGCTGACGCCACTCTTCGAGAAGACAGATTTTAGCTGAGCCCTGGAGGTGTGTTGGCTGACACCTAATATAACAGAGGCCTCGGCCAGGGTTAGCCCGTGCGCCAATTGCAGAGTCAGTGATGCTTCGGCCTTGGTAAAGCCAAATAATTGCATAATAGTATCGCGAGAGGTACTGGCTTCTGTCTGTGGGTCGCTGATAAAGACGGCGACAGTGGGGCCGCCCTGGCCATCAGTCCACTGCGGTTTGGGTACCGGACGCACCACGATGCCGAGGTCGGCACTGCCGCTGGGGCGCTGTACCCGGCTGGCTTCGACAATCTGCATAGAGTGATGGGTGGCGGCATTAATGACTTTATTGAGGCGTTTCTTAAAGGCGATGTCATCCTCTTTGTCATCGAGTACCAGTTGTTTCTGTACCACGCGGATGCCGTCCTGCTGGTCGAGTAGCTTCTTGGCGACGGCGTTGGATTTGAGCATTTCACCGTGTTCGTTGAGCAGAATAGTCCCCATCGACATCTGCGATACCGCCCCGGCGTATAAGTCACGCTCGGATTTGGTCTGCTGCAACCGACTGTGAATCTCAACTGCACGCGAGAGATGGGGCATGATGCGCTCGAGCAGGTCGCGTTCTGGCTGATCGAAGTCTGGGTGGTTTTGGCTGCGCATGGCGCGAAAACGGGCCCAGAAGCCGCTGGGGTCTCGGGTGTCAGCGCCGAGAATGTGGAAGACGCCGGCGGGCTCGAGATATTTCTTGCAAAATTCGTTCTTGCTAATCTCATCGGCGGGTAACAAATCACTGAGCGTGACCACCTTACCCGGCGTGATATTGGTGAATGGATCCAGCGAAAAATAATGCTGTTGATACGCGGTAACTGGCCAGTCTTTCGGGTCGGCAACATTGTCTTTACTGCTCTGGCTGTTGCGGAAATTAAGAATAAGGCCATCATCGTCATCCGCCGGAGGCCGGATGATCAGCGAGATCACATCGGCTTTCAGTTGTTGGCAGATAATATTCAAAAATTGCTGCCAGGGCGTGGCATCTAAGGCGCCCTGATATACCGAGTCGACCAATTTGTCGTAACTGGTCAGGGGTTCGAATGTTTTGTGGCTGTCTACACTCATTTGGGTCATTTTACGCTAGCAGAGAAAGAGTCAGCATTGTACATCGAAACGGCTTAAAGACGAATATTTACGCTTATCTATCGCCGCGGGCAGGGTTTTATTCGTTAAATGACAGCCCCGTCATTAACCGGGGCTTACCTTGATAATTTGTAACTCATTTAAGTGATGTACCTTGCCTTGGTATCGGTACAATGATTTTCATTAAATAAAGAAACTGCCGGGTGCAGTTAATCCGATATCAACGAACTCATGACACCCGTGAGATCATTAGGAGCTAAAAAATGACGGATAAAGCACAGTTACACGCGCAATTAGTTGCCGCTGCTAGAGAACTCATTCCAGTACTAAAGTCACGCGCTGCTGAAGCCGCCAAATTGGGTCGTCTGCCCGATGAGACGATTGCCGACTTTCAGAAAGCCGGGTTTTTCAAAATAGTACAGCCGGCTAAGTGGGGTGGTTACGAGCTCGATCCACAGGCTTTTTTCGATGTTCAAATGGCGGTTGCTGAAGGTTGTATGTCAAGTGCATGGGTATTGGGTGTCATCGCTATCCATAATTGGCAGCTGGCCCTGTTTGACGATAGGGCAGCGCAGGATGTTTGGGGTGAGGATGCAACAACGCTGATCTCTTCTTCTTACATGCCTGTGGCTAAGATTGAAGTCGTCGACGGTGGCTTTAATTTCAGCGGACGCTGGGGCTTCTCCTCCGGCTCTAAGCACTGTGATTGGGTCTTCCTCGGTGGCATGATTCCACCGGCTGGCCCAGGCCAGGCACCGGATATGCGCACCTTCTTACTGCCAAAATCAGATTACAAGATCGTCGAAAACTGGGATGTGATGGGCCTTCAGGGCACAGGCAGCCATGATATCGTGGTCGAGAACGCCTTTGTTCCGGACTACCGTACTCATAAGGGTGTCGACGCCTTTGGTCTTAGCAGCCCGGGTAATGCAGTTAACGATGGCGCCTTGTATAAGATTCCATTCGGCCAGATATTCCCACGGGCGGTTTCGGCTTCATCGATTGGTGCTCTTCGCGGCGCGCTGAAAGATTATGTTGATGCCACTGCTGTTCGTGTCGGTGTTAACGATGGCAAGAAGACCAAAGAAAACCCAACGGCGCAGTATGTTATCGCCGAGGTGACTCAAATTGTCGATGAGTTGGAGTTGGTACTCAAACGTGATTTCGAGCGTTCGATGGCCGCCGCCCGCGGCGAAGAAGAGCCATTGAGCATCGATGAACGGGTGAAGATGCGTTGGAACTCCTCATTGGTTTCAGAGCGCTGCGTTGCCGGTATTGGCAAGTTGATGGGTTGTGCCGGTGGCAGTGCCGTCTTTGCCAGCCATGTGTTAAACCGTCCATTCTTGGATATCAATGCTGGTCGTGGCCATGTTGCCAATAACCCGAGTAATTACGGCCGCAACCTAGGTGCTGTTGAGCTGGGCGGAGCAAATACCGACTTCTTTATCTAAGCGGTTGTTTGTTTGCTAATAAAGCCCGCCATTGTGCGGGCTTTTTTGTTATGGTTAGGCAATAACAAAAGTGTCATTTTTTAGAGGGAGCTGTGATATGAAGATGTTACCAATGATGTCGCTGGTTTTGGCCGGCTTATGGACGACAAATACCTTTGCCAGCTGTAATAATTTACTTGATTACAGCCACCAAAAATTGCGTAGCGAAGAGCAAGTCAATCTCTGTGATAGCTATGAAGGGGAGGTGTTGTTAGTGGTCAATACCGCCAGTAAGTGTGGGTTTACCCCCCAGTTTGAGCAACTTGAAGCGTTGTATCAAAAGTATAAAGACCAGGGCTTGGTTGTGCTGGGCTTTCCCTCGGATAATTTCTTTCAAGAGCATAACGACAGTGGCGAGACCGCCAAGGTCTGTTATGTCAATTACGGTGTGACCTTTCCGATGTTTGAGACCAGCAGTGTCAGAGGCGGCGATGCCAACGCCCTGTTTGCCGAGCTGCAAAATCAGAGCGATCTGTCGGTGAAGTGGAATTTCTATAAATACTTAGTTGGCCGAGATGGTCAGGTCATCGAGGGGTATAATTCAAAGCAGGAGCCGATGGGCGGTGATATAGAGGCTGCAATAGTCGAGGCCTTGTAGCCTTTACTCTACCCAAACCCAGCGTAGCGGCTCGCCGAAGTCGTCGTAGAGCATTTTTCGCGTTGGTTTCTTGTTGCTGGTTTTGGTTGTTGGTTTGGTAGGCTGTCTTCTGGCCTCCAACTCTGATACCACATCGGGCAGAGGTGTCCGCTGATCCTTAGGTTTCTCAAAGCCAATACTGCTCTGATTCAACGGCTTGCTATTATCGATGCGGCCGCTGAGTCCTCGCTCAATCTGATGCACTGCGCCACCGCTGTGCATAAACTGGGAGATTTGTTGCTCCAGTTCATCACGTATATCGGCTTTGGTTGGCATTTTTTTCACGGTCAAGACTCGGTCAGAGGAATTCAGCGGGCTATTGTAGCATTGATCAACTTGCCGAATGCTAACAATAGTATTAAATCTGAAGATAGGGGCAAACCCCTATTGATATTACAGGTCATCAACCTTATCTATGTAGGTTTATAGACAAATTTTTTGTTGTTAAGCGCTGTTTGTGTCGGTGTTAGCAGCGTGACTAAGGGTTACTCCATGTTTGGACGCTTGATCGGTATTGTTTTAGGCTTTGTGATTTTAAATTTCCCTGGCGCCTTAATTGGTTACTTCATCGGTCGCTATTTCGATCGCTCGTTAATGGGGTTGGGGCGGGGTGGCATGAGCCCCGAAGAGCAGGCGGCGGCGCAACAGGTGTTTTTCGAAACCGTGTTCTCGCTGATGGGTATTCTGGCCAAGGCCGATGGCCGAGTCAGTGAGGCAGAAATCGCTCAGGCGACGGCGGTAATGGATCAGCAGGGTTTAAGCCCGGAGCACCGTCAGCAGGCTATTGCGCTGTTTAAATCCGGTGCCGCCGGTGAGTTTACCGTCGACGAGATCATGGCCAAGTTCAATCAGACCTGTGCCCGTTACGCCAACCTAAAGCGGATGTTACTGGCCTACCTGATTGGCGCGGCCATGGCCGATGGTGAGATCGATCAACAAGAGCAGCAAATCCTCGCCGATGTCTCTCGGGCGATGGGTATATCGGATTTCGCCTTCAAGCAATTGCTGGCGATGATACAGGCGCAGTCAAGCTTTAAGGCTGGTGGCCAGCAGGGCTACCAACAGAATAGCTACAACCGGCCGCCAACCACGCAGCAGGAATTGGCTGTGGCCTACCAGGCGCTGGGTGTCAGTGAGAGTGATGATGATAAAACCCTCAAACGTGCCTATCGCAAGCTGATGAGTGAAAACCATCCTGACAAGCTCCGTGGTCAGGGCGTTCCCGATGATATGCTGCGCATGGCCACTGAGCGTTCGCAAGAGATAACAACTGCTTATGAGCTGATAAAGAAGCACCGCGGCGGTAAATAAGTTAACGCATTATTTGATCTATTAGAGGTTTTGTTACTGCACGAGTGTCTATAGTTTAGTGACAATGAATTGATTGTTGCTCGAGTAAACACGGATAAAACACCATACTGGTTATAACGTGTTATTCAATAATGATGAGGCTAATGATGAACTGGAAAATCGTTGCACCGATAGCGATTATTGCCGCTGGTGGTATTTGGCTGGTCAGCCAACAACCAGAGCCGGCTTCGCCTATCGAACAACCGGTGACCCTGCCGGCTGAAATAGACCCCAAGCCTCCTGAGGTTGTCGTTGAGGCAGAGCCAGAAGTGGTTGAGGTTGAGGCACCTGTGACCAAGGCTCCAGCGCTGCCACCGATTACGCCGCCCCCGGTGGCGCTCGATAACAGCGATGTGACGGTATTAGAGGCGGTGGCCGACTTATCGCCATCGCTGGGTAAATGGCTGATTCCGCAAGAGCAGCTGCGTAAATGGGTGCTGGCCATCGATAATATTGCCAACGATAGCCTGCCAGGCAAGTACAGCCCGGTCAGTTATCATATGGATGGCTTTGCGGTCAGTGGCGATGCCGATACCGGCTTTCAGATGTCTGAGGCCAACTTTAATCGTGCCGACAAGTTGATCAATGCCGTCACGGCAATGGATCCACAAACCGTGGCTCGCTATTATCAATCGTGGCTGCCAATGTTGGAGGAGGCCTACCGAGAACTGGGCAAACCCGGTACCTTTGCCGACAGTTTTGACCGCGCCAGCGAACGCTTAATGGCGGTTCAGGGCCTGCAGCAACCGGCGGAACTCGACCGCCCAGTGGTGTTTTACACCTACGATGACAAGACGCTGGAAGACAGCGGCGACATCGATAAGTTGATGTGGCGTCTGGGTGATTATAACCGCGAAAAAGTGCAGGCCTTTCTCATCGAGTTTAATAAGTACAAGTAAGCGCAATCACGTCGAAAAAACCGCAGCCTGGCTGCGGTTTTTTTTTGATAGTGTTAGGTTAATAAGTATCACGGCAAATATCAGTTATCACAGGATTACTATGACCAGTCATTTTTTCGCCTACATCAGTAAGATTCGTTGGATTCAGCGCTGGGGCTTGAAGCGCAATACGGTGAAAGAAAACGTCATGGAGCACAGCTGGGAGGTGGCGACCATCAGCCACTGCTTAGCACTGCTGCGCAACCGCTTGTACGGCGGTAATATCGACGCCAATGCGGTGGCGACCGCGGCGTTGTATCACGATTGCACCGAGGTGATTACCGGCGATATGCCGACACCGATTAAATACCATAGCAAGGCGATCAAAGAGGCCTATAAGGCCATCGAGCGCAGTGCCGAGCAAGAGCTATTGCAGCTGCTGCCAGAGCCGCTGCAGGCCGATTACAGTACCATGCTCATCGAAGAGAATATTGACCCGGAGATCAAGTCGCTGATCAAGGCGGCGGATACTATTTCGGCCTATATCAAGTGCCAGGCCGAGATAATCAGTGGCAATATCGAGTTTAATCAGGCAGCCAAGGATATTGCGCTGCGGTTGTCTCAGTTGTCGGTGCCAGAAGTCGACTACTTTCTCGCCACCTTTGTGCCCAGTTATCAGCTCACCCTCGATGAGCTGCTAAAACCACTCAGTTTGGATGATTAGCCACCGGCCTTGCTTTATAATGGCGCTATTGTGCTAGAGGAATTCATCATGGCGACAGCCTGTGCTCGACATATTTTGGTAAAAACAGCGGCCGAGGCCGAGAAACTGAAGCAGCAATTAAAGCAGGGCGCCGATTTTGCCCACCTGGCCAAGCGCCACTCGAGCTGTAAGAGCAAGAAGCGCGGTGGCGATCTCGGTGAGTTTCGCCGAGGCCAAATGGCCAAGCCCTTCGATGATGTGGTGTTTAAAAAACCGCTGTTAACCGTGCATGGCCCGGTCAAGACACGGTTTGGTTACCATTTGATAGAAACGATTTACCGCGATTAAAATAATAAGGAAACGCCGTTGTATATTGAAGTGGGAGATTTATTCTGGGTGATGGCTGCGGCCTTGGCCTATTGGTATTGGGCGGGCAGTCGACGCATGAGAGAGTGGGCTTTTCGTCAGGCCAAACAGTACTGTGATAACGAGGATGTGCAGTTGCTCGATGACTGCGTGGCATTAAATCGGTTGTGGTTGAAACGTGATAAGGCGGGGCGGATTCGTGTCTGGCGGGCCTATCAGTTTGAGTTCAGCTCCACCGGTGATGAGCGCTACCTGGGGCGGGTCATCACCCTGGGCAAAGAGATAGAAACGATAGAGCTGCAGCCCTACCGTATTCATTAACCTCTGTTAGCGGGGGTTGCAGTCTTTGACGATGACGCGGCCCTGCAGCAAATCACCGCGGGAATACTCGGCAAAGCGACACTGGTTTTTCTCCGGGTTATAGGTTTCTAACCACAGGTTATCCTCCTTCCAAGTCATGCCCATGTATTGATGCCCCTCGGGCACCGAGATGGTCATTACCCCGCCCCAGCGTTTGACAAAAATCTGCTGCAGATAAAAGTGATAGGTGCTCCAGCTGACGAACAGCAGGGTGCCGGCAATAATAGTGGCCCATTTTGTCGAGTGTCCGGCCCGGAACATCACCGTGAAAATAGTGATGACGACAAAGAGCGTACAGCCCCAGTAGAGATAGGTAATCATACAACTTCCTTATTTTTGACATGGGATAACAGCTTGAAAGTGAATCAATAATAGGTGTTTTTGGACTGAAAATACAAGTTCCCTGTCGTTATTTTCACGTGCTTTTGTTGGTCTGATTGGCTGACCGTGGATAATTCGTGTCAGCGGCCCGTGCGGCGCAGTAAAGCCAACAAAAAACAGCTATAATGTCGCCATCGATGAAGTTTTCAGGAGTTACCCCCATTGTTTAGTGAATTTTCACTGCACCATTTTTTGTTAAAAGCCCTCGCAGCCACCAAAATTACCCAGCCCACCCCGGTTCAGTCACAGGCTATTCCCGAGATCATGGCGGGTAAAGATCTATTGATCAGCGCCGAGACCGGCAGTGGTAAGACCGCAGCATTTTTGTTGCCGATGCTGCACCGTTTTGTCGAAAATCCCAAGCCCCGTGCCGGCGTCAGAGGCTTGATTTTGGTACCGACCAGAGAGCTGGCCAACCAGGTGTTTAAAAGCGCCCAGAGCCTGTCGCGTTATACCAAGGTGACGGCGGGCTTGGTCACCGGCGGTGAAAACTACCGGGTGCAGGCCTCTGAACTGCGCAAAAACCCTGAGATTATTATCGCCACCCCCGGCCGTTTAATCGAGCACTTACACAAGGGCGGCATCAAACTAGTCGATATTGAATCGCTGGTACTCGATGAGGCCGATCGCATGCTCGACATGGGCTTTACCGACGATGTGATGGAGATTGTGAAGTTCTGTAATGATCAACGCCAGACCTTGCTGCTGTCGGCGACGCTGAACCACCGTGGCATTATGACTGTTGCCGGCTCCATTCTGAACGAGCCCAGCCAGATCGAAGTCAACTCGGCCAAGGACAACCATGCCAACATCGAGCAGCAGATTATTCTCGCCGATGAGCCGAAGCAAAAGGCCAAGATGGTGGCCAGTCTGATTGAGGAGGAGAACCCCACCAAGGCGGTGGTGTTTACCAATACCAAGTTGCAGGCCGACCAACTCGGTGCGTTATTACGCTATCACAAACTCGATGTGCTGACGCTGCATGGCGATATGGACCAGCCGGTGCGCAAAGAGGTGACTCACCGTTTCCGTCACGGTAAGGCGCAGGTCTTAGTCGCCACCGATGTGGCGGCGCGCGGCCTGGATATCAAAGATGTGAATCTGGTCATTAACTTCGATTTCCCCCGCAATGCTGATGACTATGTCCACCGCATTGGTCGTACCGGCCGTGCCGGCAACAAGGGGGTTGCCATCTCGTTTGTGTGCAGCAATGAGTGGAATTTAAAAGTCAGTGTCGAGCGCTATCTCGATCAGCCGCTGAAGCGTCGCCGGGTCGAGGGTATTGCTGTCGAGTATAAGGGGCCTAAAAAGGTTAAGTCCTCGGGTAAGATCGCCGGCAGCAAAAAGAAAAAGACCGCCAAGGCGAAGGCAAAAGCAAAAGAGCCGGTGAAAAAGAAACGCCGTCGCCACAGCCACGCACCGGCACCAGGCAAATAGCACAGCGTCTATTTCGCCCCGGCTGGCATGGATGTCATCAGCGGGGCGAATGACAGGCAATAACCCCTAAAATAACAAAAACCAGCGTTAACAATCACTGGAATGACTATGGATAGAGAAGCCCAACCCCCCGTCCAGTCGGTATCCGACTACCCGCTGCAGCGTCATATTGCCCTGTTGTTACTCACTGTCGTCATCGTGGTGACCACGGTATTGGGCGGCTACAGCTATTATCGGGGTAGTCAGCTAATCCTCAGCGCCAGTCAGTCGATGTTTGAGCAAATTGCCTCCGAATCGGCCGCTACCTTTAAGAATGAATACCAGCCGATATCGATCGGTATCGAGTTATTGGCCAATACCGACATTGGTCTGGCGGCCACATCGGCCGAGCGGCTCGAATACCTGCCTTTGCTCACCACGGCACTGGGTCAAAACCCATCGCTGTCGTCGGTACTTG
This genomic window contains:
- a CDS encoding helix-turn-helix transcriptional regulator, producing MSVDSHKTFEPLTSYDKLVDSVYQGALDATPWQQFLNIICQQLKADVISLIIRPPADDDDGLILNFRNSQSSKDNVADPKDWPVTAYQQHYFSLDPFTNITPGKVVTLSDLLPADEISKNEFCKKYLEPAGVFHILGADTRDPSGFWARFRAMRSQNHPDFDQPERDLLERIMPHLSRAVEIHSRLQQTKSERDLYAGAVSQMSMGTILLNEHGEMLKSNAVAKKLLDQQDGIRVVQKQLVLDDKEDDIAFKKRLNKVINAATHHSMQIVEASRVQRPSGSADLGIVVRPVPKPQWTDGQGGPTVAVFISDPQTEASTSRDTIMQLFGFTKAEASLTLQLAHGLTLAEASVILGVSQHTSRAQLKSVFSKSGVSRQAELIRLVFKSVATLA
- a CDS encoding peptidylprolyl isomerase — encoded protein: MATACARHILVKTAAEAEKLKQQLKQGADFAHLAKRHSSCKSKKRGGDLGEFRRGQMAKPFDDVVFKKPLLTVHGPVKTRFGYHLIETIYRD
- the yfbR gene encoding 5'-deoxynucleotidase, which gives rise to MTSHFFAYISKIRWIQRWGLKRNTVKENVMEHSWEVATISHCLALLRNRLYGGNIDANAVATAALYHDCTEVITGDMPTPIKYHSKAIKEAYKAIERSAEQELLQLLPEPLQADYSTMLIEENIDPEIKSLIKAADTISAYIKCQAEIISGNIEFNQAAKDIALRLSQLSVPEVDYFLATFVPSYQLTLDELLKPLSLDD
- a CDS encoding DEAD/DEAH box helicase, with the translated sequence MFSEFSLHHFLLKALAATKITQPTPVQSQAIPEIMAGKDLLISAETGSGKTAAFLLPMLHRFVENPKPRAGVRGLILVPTRELANQVFKSAQSLSRYTKVTAGLVTGGENYRVQASELRKNPEIIIATPGRLIEHLHKGGIKLVDIESLVLDEADRMLDMGFTDDVMEIVKFCNDQRQTLLLSATLNHRGIMTVAGSILNEPSQIEVNSAKDNHANIEQQIILADEPKQKAKMVASLIEEENPTKAVVFTNTKLQADQLGALLRYHKLDVLTLHGDMDQPVRKEVTHRFRHGKAQVLVATDVAARGLDIKDVNLVINFDFPRNADDYVHRIGRTGRAGNKGVAISFVCSNEWNLKVSVERYLDQPLKRRRVEGIAVEYKGPKKVKSSGKIAGSKKKKTAKAKAKAKEPVKKKRRRHSHAPAPGK
- a CDS encoding DUF3301 domain-containing protein; its protein translation is MYIEVGDLFWVMAAALAYWYWAGSRRMREWAFRQAKQYCDNEDVQLLDDCVALNRLWLKRDKAGRIRVWRAYQFEFSSTGDERYLGRVITLGKEIETIELQPYRIH
- a CDS encoding glutathione peroxidase, with translation MKMLPMMSLVLAGLWTTNTFASCNNLLDYSHQKLRSEEQVNLCDSYEGEVLLVVNTASKCGFTPQFEQLEALYQKYKDQGLVVLGFPSDNFFQEHNDSGETAKVCYVNYGVTFPMFETSSVRGGDANALFAELQNQSDLSVKWNFYKYLVGRDGQVIEGYNSKQEPMGGDIEAAIVEAL
- a CDS encoding DUF3014 domain-containing protein codes for the protein MMNWKIVAPIAIIAAGGIWLVSQQPEPASPIEQPVTLPAEIDPKPPEVVVEAEPEVVEVEAPVTKAPALPPITPPPVALDNSDVTVLEAVADLSPSLGKWLIPQEQLRKWVLAIDNIANDSLPGKYSPVSYHMDGFAVSGDADTGFQMSEANFNRADKLINAVTAMDPQTVARYYQSWLPMLEEAYRELGKPGTFADSFDRASERLMAVQGLQQPAELDRPVVFYTYDDKTLEDSGDIDKLMWRLGDYNREKVQAFLIEFNKYK
- a CDS encoding acyl-CoA dehydrogenase family protein encodes the protein MTDKAQLHAQLVAAARELIPVLKSRAAEAAKLGRLPDETIADFQKAGFFKIVQPAKWGGYELDPQAFFDVQMAVAEGCMSSAWVLGVIAIHNWQLALFDDRAAQDVWGEDATTLISSSYMPVAKIEVVDGGFNFSGRWGFSSGSKHCDWVFLGGMIPPAGPGQAPDMRTFLLPKSDYKIVENWDVMGLQGTGSHDIVVENAFVPDYRTHKGVDAFGLSSPGNAVNDGALYKIPFGQIFPRAVSASSIGALRGALKDYVDATAVRVGVNDGKKTKENPTAQYVIAEVTQIVDELELVLKRDFERSMAAARGEEEPLSIDERVKMRWNSSLVSERCVAGIGKLMGCAGGSAVFASHVLNRPFLDINAGRGHVANNPSNYGRNLGAVELGGANTDFFI
- the djlA gene encoding co-chaperone DjlA, with the translated sequence MFGRLIGIVLGFVILNFPGALIGYFIGRYFDRSLMGLGRGGMSPEEQAAAQQVFFETVFSLMGILAKADGRVSEAEIAQATAVMDQQGLSPEHRQQAIALFKSGAAGEFTVDEIMAKFNQTCARYANLKRMLLAYLIGAAMADGEIDQQEQQILADVSRAMGISDFAFKQLLAMIQAQSSFKAGGQQGYQQNSYNRPPTTQQELAVAYQALGVSESDDDKTLKRAYRKLMSENHPDKLRGQGVPDDMLRMATERSQEITTAYELIKKHRGGK